One genomic segment of Caldalkalibacillus thermarum includes these proteins:
- a CDS encoding succinate dehydrogenase cytochrome b558 subunit, which yields MAAKGHYFNRKLHSLLGVIPLGVFLLQHLFVNHYILYGTESFNRAAQFMENLPLRYFLEAFFIFIPLLYHGVYGLYIAYQAKPNVLNYGFFRNVMFLLQRVTGVILIIFIAWHVWETRVAAAFGAEVNAQMMIDILSSPFMVAFYIIGVVSAAFHFANGMWSFCVTWGITVGPKAQRISTYVWMVVFVILAIGGSLIVFEFASLS from the coding sequence ATGGCAGCAAAAGGTCATTATTTTAACCGTAAGCTCCACTCATTGTTAGGTGTCATTCCGCTGGGTGTTTTCTTGTTGCAACACTTGTTTGTCAATCATTACATTCTCTACGGAACGGAATCGTTTAACCGGGCTGCACAGTTTATGGAAAACTTGCCGCTCCGCTATTTTCTGGAAGCCTTTTTTATTTTTATCCCCTTGTTGTACCATGGGGTTTACGGCTTGTATATTGCTTATCAAGCCAAACCTAATGTCTTAAATTATGGATTTTTTCGCAATGTCATGTTTCTTTTGCAACGAGTCACAGGTGTCATCTTGATCATTTTCATTGCCTGGCACGTGTGGGAAACCCGTGTGGCCGCAGCTTTCGGGGCAGAGGTAAACGCCCAGATGATGATTGATATCCTGTCTAGCCCGTTCATGGTTGCCTTTTATATTATTGGGGTGGTCTCTGCGGCGTTTCACTTTGCCAACGGCATGTGGTCTTTCTGTGTAACGTGGGGGATTACGGTTGGGCCTAAAGCACAGCGCATTTCTACATACGTGTGGATGGTTGTGTTTGTGATTCTGGCCATTGGTGGAAGCCTGATCGTATTTGAATTTGCTTCCCTGTCCTGA
- the sdhA gene encoding succinate dehydrogenase flavoprotein subunit: protein MSKRKVIVVGGGLAGLMATIKVVEAGVPVDLFSIVPVKRSHSVCAQGGINGAVNTKGEGDSPWEHFDDTVYGGDFLANQPPVKAMCEAAPGIIHLMDRMGVMFNRTSEGLLDFRRFGGTRHHRTAYAGATTGQQLLYALDEQVRRWEVNGLVTKYEGWEFLSAVIDEDRVCRGIVAQDLKSSEIRAFRADAVILATGGPGIIFGKSTNSMINTGSAASAVYQQGACYANGEFIQVHPTAIPGDDKLRLMSESARGEGGRVWTYDKDGKPWYFLEEKYPAYGNLVPRDIATREIFHVCVDLKLGINGENMVYLDLSHKDPKELDIKLGGIIEIYEKFMGEDPRKVPMKIFPAVHYSMGGLWIDYNHMTNIPGLFACGEVDYQYHGANRLGANSLLSCIFGGMVAGPKAIEYMNGLSKSAEDVSSTIFDSELKRQQEKYDNILKMDGNENAYLLHKELGEWMTDNVTVVRYNDRLKKTDEKIQELMERYKNINVNDTSKWNNQGASFIRQLWNMFELARVITLGALNRNESRGAHYKPEFPDRNDEEWLKTTKAFYDESTKGPRFEYEDVDVSLIKPRKRDYTKAKEATMQK from the coding sequence TTGAGTAAGCGCAAAGTGATTGTTGTCGGAGGAGGCCTGGCCGGCTTGATGGCAACGATTAAAGTAGTTGAAGCCGGAGTGCCTGTCGATTTGTTCTCGATCGTACCCGTCAAACGTTCTCACTCCGTTTGTGCCCAAGGTGGGATTAATGGGGCGGTCAACACCAAAGGTGAAGGGGACTCCCCATGGGAACACTTTGACGATACAGTATACGGAGGAGACTTTCTGGCCAACCAGCCGCCGGTTAAAGCGATGTGTGAAGCTGCGCCCGGCATTATCCATTTGATGGACCGGATGGGGGTCATGTTTAACCGTACGTCGGAAGGATTATTGGATTTCCGCCGTTTCGGCGGCACGCGTCACCATCGCACTGCTTATGCCGGTGCTACGACAGGCCAGCAACTCTTGTATGCCTTGGATGAGCAAGTGCGCCGCTGGGAAGTGAACGGACTGGTCACCAAATATGAAGGCTGGGAGTTTTTGTCTGCCGTGATTGATGAGGACCGCGTTTGCCGGGGCATTGTGGCCCAAGACTTGAAAAGCTCTGAAATCAGAGCGTTCCGGGCCGATGCGGTCATCCTGGCTACCGGTGGTCCTGGCATCATCTTTGGCAAGTCAACCAACTCCATGATTAACACCGGTTCAGCCGCCAGTGCGGTTTATCAGCAAGGGGCTTGTTATGCCAACGGTGAATTTATCCAGGTACACCCGACAGCCATCCCTGGTGACGATAAGCTGCGTTTAATGTCCGAGTCTGCCCGGGGTGAAGGCGGGCGCGTGTGGACCTACGATAAAGACGGCAAACCCTGGTACTTCTTAGAAGAGAAGTATCCTGCCTACGGTAACCTTGTACCCCGTGACATTGCCACCCGCGAGATCTTCCATGTTTGCGTCGATTTGAAACTTGGCATTAACGGGGAAAACATGGTCTATCTGGACCTTTCCCACAAGGATCCCAAAGAGCTGGATATTAAGCTGGGCGGTATTATTGAAATCTATGAAAAATTCATGGGTGAAGACCCGCGCAAAGTGCCAATGAAAATCTTCCCGGCTGTTCACTATTCCATGGGCGGGTTGTGGATTGATTACAACCATATGACCAATATCCCCGGTTTGTTTGCCTGTGGAGAGGTGGACTACCAGTATCACGGTGCCAACCGCTTGGGAGCTAACTCCCTGTTGTCCTGTATTTTTGGCGGTATGGTGGCCGGGCCCAAAGCCATTGAGTATATGAATGGCCTCAGCAAGTCTGCCGAAGATGTCTCTTCCACCATCTTTGACAGCGAGCTGAAAAGACAGCAGGAGAAATATGATAACATCCTGAAGATGGACGGCAATGAAAACGCCTATTTGTTGCATAAAGAGCTGGGAGAGTGGATGACTGACAACGTCACGGTGGTCCGCTATAATGACCGTCTGAAAAAGACAGACGAAAAAATCCAGGAGCTCATGGAACGCTATAAAAACATTAACGTGAATGACACATCCAAATGGAACAACCAAGGTGCCTCCTTCATCCGCCAGCTGTGGAACATGTTTGAACTGGCCCGTGTCATTACCCTTGGCGCGCTGAACCGCAATGAGAGCCGCGGGGCACACTATAAGCCGGAGTTTCCTGACCGGAATGATGAAGAGTGGCTGAAAACGACCAAAGCTTTCTATGATGAGTCGACTAAAGGGCCTCGCTTTGAGTATGAAGATGTGGATGTGTCGCTGATCAAACCGCGGAAGCGTGACTATACCAAAGCGAAGGAGGCGACGATGCAAAAATGA
- the sdhB gene encoding succinate dehydrogenase iron-sulfur subunit, translating into MSKETVKLIIKRQDTPDSEPYEEEFELVKRPNMNIISCLMEIQRNPVNAKGEKTTPVAWESNCLEEVCGACSMVINGKARQACTALVDKLEQPIRLEPMSTFPVERDLIVNRSRMFDALKRVKAWIPIDGTYDLGPGPRMPEKKRQWAYELSKCMTCGVCLEACPNVNSKSSFIGPAPLSQVRLFNAHPTGEMNKEERLEAIMGEGGIQECGNSQNCVQACPKGIPLTTSIAALNRETTIYAIKKFLDS; encoded by the coding sequence ATGAGCAAGGAAACGGTTAAGCTGATTATTAAGCGTCAGGATACGCCGGACAGCGAACCTTACGAAGAAGAGTTTGAATTGGTGAAGCGCCCCAACATGAACATCATCTCCTGTCTGATGGAGATTCAGCGCAACCCAGTCAATGCCAAAGGGGAAAAAACAACCCCTGTGGCTTGGGAGTCCAACTGTTTGGAAGAAGTGTGCGGCGCCTGCTCCATGGTGATTAACGGCAAGGCCCGGCAAGCCTGCACGGCTCTGGTTGATAAACTGGAGCAGCCGATCCGCTTGGAACCCATGTCCACTTTCCCGGTGGAACGGGACCTGATCGTCAACCGTTCCCGCATGTTTGATGCCCTGAAGCGGGTTAAAGCCTGGATTCCCATTGACGGCACCTATGATCTGGGTCCAGGTCCCCGCATGCCAGAAAAGAAGCGCCAGTGGGCCTACGAGTTGTCCAAATGCATGACCTGCGGGGTCTGCCTGGAAGCATGTCCTAACGTGAACAGCAAGTCTTCCTTTATCGGTCCGGCTCCTTTAAGCCAGGTGCGCTTGTTTAACGCCCATCCTACGGGAGAAATGAATAAGGAAGAACGCCTGGAAGCCATTATGGGCGAAGGCGGTATTCAGGAATGCGGCAACTCGCAAAACTGTGTCCAAGCTTGTCCGAAAGGAATTCCTTTAACCACATCTATCGCGGCTCTGAACAGGGAAACTACCATTTATGCCATTAAAAAGTTCCTGGATTCATAA